The following coding sequences are from one Aliarcobacter skirrowii CCUG 10374 window:
- a CDS encoding ArsS family sensor histidine kinase, which produces MIRNISISTFVNIIFAFAFFGIFITFAIFIRYDKQRHDLNLQNRYELIAENFLILFQDHPTASKLDELYKKLNVKPINSVERKLEIINNAQELTINKNYSGTYRVYKFDNMYYVYVQQYGYNVMIKDSKQYNYNVAFIVAGLILSIAIFLLLYEIINRKLRPLKELNRKIIEFSNGNKDIKLEYKSRDEVGTIAKNFNEAINIINNQSKSKDLFMRNMMHELKTPITKAMFIAETLEDDKTKESLQKAFRRMDDIIKELATVEKLTSKNTMLYKERINFNTVFEKSIELLMINQDKIDKKIEDFEFEVDIYMISIALKNLIDNAIKFSTDKKVIVEADSKSIKIISKGSALKNDLSFYTDAFYQEEKRSSGFGLGLYIVKTIVNLHKFKLKYLHKDSYNYFIIIL; this is translated from the coding sequence ATGATAAGAAATATCTCTATATCTACATTTGTAAATATAATATTTGCATTTGCTTTTTTTGGAATTTTTATAACTTTTGCAATATTTATAAGATATGACAAACAAAGACACGATTTAAATTTACAAAATAGATATGAGCTAATCGCTGAAAACTTTTTGATTCTTTTTCAAGATCACCCAACTGCTTCAAAGTTAGATGAACTATATAAAAAATTAAATGTAAAACCAATAAATAGTGTTGAGAGAAAACTTGAAATTATTAATAATGCTCAAGAGTTAACAATAAATAAGAACTATTCAGGAACTTATAGAGTCTATAAGTTTGATAATATGTATTATGTATATGTGCAACAGTATGGTTACAATGTGATGATAAAAGACTCCAAACAGTACAATTACAATGTTGCTTTTATAGTTGCTGGTTTGATACTCTCAATTGCTATTTTTTTACTTCTTTATGAGATTATAAATAGAAAACTAAGACCTCTAAAAGAGTTAAATAGAAAAATTATAGAGTTTTCAAATGGAAATAAAGATATAAAGTTAGAGTATAAGAGTCGTGATGAGGTAGGCACTATTGCAAAAAATTTTAATGAAGCTATAAATATAATAAATAATCAATCAAAATCAAAAGATCTATTTATGAGAAATATGATGCATGAGCTTAAAACTCCTATTACAAAAGCTATGTTTATTGCTGAAACTTTAGAAGATGATAAAACCAAAGAGAGTCTTCAAAAAGCTTTTAGAAGAATGGATGATATTATAAAAGAGTTAGCAACTGTTGAAAAATTAACTTCAAAAAATACGATGCTATATAAAGAGAGAATAAATTTTAATACAGTTTTTGAAAAATCAATTGAACTTTTAATGATAAATCAAGATAAAATTGATAAAAAAATAGAAGATTTTGAGTTTGAAGTCGATATATATATGATATCAATTGCTTTGAAAAATTTAATTGATAATGCTATTAAATTTAGTACAGATAAAAAAGTTATAGTTGAAGCAGATTCAAAATCAATAAAAATTATTTCAAAAGGGAGTGCTTTGAAAAATGATTTATCATTTTATACAGATGCTTTCTATCAAGAAGAGAAAAGAAGTAGTGGATTTGGCTTGGGGCTTTATATTGTAAAAACTATTGTAAACTTACATAAATTTAAATTAAAGTATCTTCATAAAGATTCTTACAACTATTTTATAATCATCCTGTAA
- a CDS encoding tRNA pseudouridine(13) synthase TruD, which translates to MIKREYFLHDKKLNFNFFQNIEDFIVEEEPIEFSGFGNFLILKIVKQNCDTWELIDKVAKHLRVFSNEIGYAGLKDKNATTTQYISIPKKYQKDIKNYKSKKIEIFEIGLHNKKLNIGDLKGNRFKINLKDVELEELYTIDKVLKDISKFGMPNYFGFQRFGKEVEENLEKAKQLLFDDYKVKDKKVAKMLISAYQSTYFNAWLVERLKLNKSEFKLLNGDIFYDIESSKLFTPKAINEKIINDFKDKKITPTGLLPGNDVFKARDEALKIEQKYDNSDIREKGYRREAIVFPEILSTKYNKEKKEALLDFILPKGSYATVLIEALANRNFG; encoded by the coding sequence TTGATAAAAAGAGAGTATTTTTTACACGATAAAAAATTAAATTTCAATTTTTTTCAAAATATTGAAGACTTTATAGTTGAAGAAGAGCCTATAGAGTTTTCAGGTTTTGGGAACTTTTTAATACTAAAAATAGTAAAACAAAATTGCGACACTTGGGAACTTATAGATAAAGTTGCAAAACATCTTAGAGTATTTTCAAATGAGATTGGTTATGCTGGATTAAAAGATAAAAATGCAACAACAACTCAATATATTTCAATACCTAAAAAATATCAAAAAGATATCAAAAATTATAAATCTAAGAAAATAGAGATTTTTGAAATAGGTTTACATAATAAAAAACTAAATATTGGTGATTTAAAAGGGAATCGATTTAAGATAAATCTAAAAGATGTTGAACTTGAAGAGCTTTATACTATAGATAAAGTTTTAAAAGATATTAGCAAGTTTGGTATGCCAAACTATTTTGGATTTCAAAGATTTGGAAAAGAGGTTGAAGAGAATTTAGAAAAAGCAAAACAACTACTTTTTGATGATTATAAAGTAAAAGATAAAAAAGTAGCTAAGATGCTTATAAGTGCTTACCAAAGCACATATTTTAATGCTTGGTTAGTTGAAAGATTAAAACTAAACAAAAGTGAATTTAAACTTTTAAATGGTGATATATTTTATGACATAGAAAGCTCTAAACTTTTTACACCAAAAGCTATAAATGAAAAGATTATAAATGATTTTAAAGATAAAAAAATAACTCCAACAGGACTTCTACCTGGAAATGATGTTTTTAAAGCAAGAGATGAAGCTTTAAAAATAGAGCAAAAATATGATAATAGTGATATTAGAGAAAAAGGTTACAGAAGAGAAGCTATTGTATTTCCAGAAATTTTATCTACAAAATATAATAAGGAGAAAAAAGAGGCTCTTTTAGATTTTATACTTCCAAAAGGCTCTTATGCTACAGTTTTAATTGAAGCTTTAGCCAATAGAAATTTTGGCTAA
- the ilvD gene encoding dihydroxy-acid dehydratase produces MRSDEIKKGHNRTPHRSLLRATGLKDEDFNKPFIGVANSFIEIIPGHFFLDKVSKIIKDEIRANGCVPFEFNTIGVDDGIAMGHDGMLFSLPSRELIANSIETVMNAHKLDAMIAIPNCDKIVPGMIMGALRVNVPTVFVSGGAMQKGYTKDGIPIDLATAFEAVGKFEAGEMSEEELKDIECNACPDGGSCSGMFTANSMNTLMEAMGIALSGNGTILALTKEREELYRKAARRVCEIALDKANIEKFRLRNILNEKAVRNAFAVDMAMGGSSNTVLHMLAIAKEAGVDFELKDINAISKRVSHIAKISPSLSTVHMEDINKAGGVNAVMKEMTKRGDDILLDNLTVTGETVLERIKDANIKDTNIIHTIDNPYSQVGGLAILYGNLAQQGAVIKTAGITGARALKGTAVCFDGQAEAIKGIVEGRVKAGDVVVIRYEGPKGGPGMQEMLAPTSLIMGMGLGDKVALITDGRFSGATRGASIGHVSPEAAEGGMIGLLKDGDIIHIDVDKYILEVELSDEEIAKRKAEFIPLKKPINSSWLGQYRALVTNASSGAVLKTDL; encoded by the coding sequence ATGAGAAGTGATGAGATAAAAAAGGGTCATAATAGAACTCCACATAGATCTTTATTAAGAGCAACAGGGTTAAAAGATGAAGATTTTAATAAGCCATTTATTGGAGTTGCAAACTCTTTTATAGAGATTATTCCAGGACACTTTTTCTTAGATAAGGTTTCAAAGATTATAAAAGATGAGATAAGAGCAAATGGATGTGTACCTTTTGAGTTTAATACAATAGGTGTTGATGATGGTATTGCAATGGGTCATGATGGAATGTTGTTTTCTCTTCCAAGTAGAGAATTAATTGCAAACTCTATTGAAACTGTTATGAATGCACACAAACTAGATGCAATGATTGCTATTCCAAATTGTGACAAAATAGTTCCAGGTATGATTATGGGAGCTTTAAGAGTAAATGTTCCAACTGTTTTTGTAAGTGGTGGAGCTATGCAAAAAGGTTACACAAAAGATGGAATACCAATAGATTTAGCAACTGCTTTTGAAGCTGTTGGAAAATTTGAAGCTGGTGAGATGAGTGAAGAGGAGCTAAAAGATATTGAGTGCAATGCATGTCCAGATGGAGGATCTTGTTCTGGAATGTTTACTGCAAACTCTATGAATACACTTATGGAAGCCATGGGAATTGCACTATCTGGAAATGGAACAATCTTAGCACTTACAAAAGAGAGAGAAGAGTTATATAGAAAAGCAGCAAGAAGAGTTTGTGAAATTGCTCTTGATAAAGCAAATATTGAAAAATTTAGATTAAGAAATATTTTAAATGAAAAAGCTGTAAGAAATGCCTTTGCTGTTGATATGGCAATGGGTGGAAGTTCAAACACTGTTTTACATATGTTAGCAATTGCAAAAGAGGCAGGAGTAGATTTTGAATTAAAAGATATAAATGCTATATCAAAAAGAGTTTCACATATTGCAAAAATATCACCATCTTTAAGCACTGTTCATATGGAAGATATAAATAAAGCTGGTGGTGTAAATGCTGTTATGAAAGAGATGACAAAAAGAGGTGATGATATTTTATTAGATAACCTTACAGTTACAGGTGAAACAGTGCTAGAAAGAATTAAAGATGCAAATATAAAAGATACAAATATAATTCACACTATAGACAATCCTTATTCACAAGTTGGTGGATTAGCTATTCTTTATGGAAATCTAGCACAGCAAGGTGCTGTTATAAAAACAGCTGGAATTACAGGAGCTAGAGCTTTAAAAGGAACAGCTGTTTGTTTTGATGGGCAAGCTGAAGCTATAAAAGGAATTGTTGAAGGTAGAGTAAAAGCTGGTGATGTTGTTGTAATTAGATATGAAGGTCCTAAAGGAGGTCCTGGTATGCAAGAGATGCTTGCTCCTACAAGTTTAATTATGGGAATGGGGCTTGGAGATAAGGTTGCACTTATAACTGATGGAAGATTTAGTGGAGCTACAAGAGGTGCTTCTATTGGGCATGTTAGTCCAGAAGCTGCTGAGGGTGGAATGATTGGATTATTAAAAGATGGAGATATTATTCATATCGATGTTGATAAATATATTTTAGAAGTTGAATTAAGCGATGAAGAGATTGCGAAAAGAAAAGCTGAATTTATACCTTTAAAAAAACCAATCAATTCATCATGGTTAGGTCAATATAGAGCTTTAGTAACAAATGCAAGTAGTGGAGCTGTTTTAAAAACAGATTTATAA
- a CDS encoding S41 family peptidase: MKKLIITSILSLFLTISLFAKEKNETATSDQTRFESLTKLTKVIGTVEKYYVDDIKLQEIIDKALKGLMQELDAHSSYLDKKASNEMSITTAGEFGGLGITVGMRDGALTVISPIDDTPAYKAGVKASDIILKIDDKATLGMTLDEAVSIMRGKPKTDISITVVRKGELKPIEIKMQRDIIKVQSVFAKTVEDEDLLYIRISSFDAKVTEELQKAIKNNPNAKGIILDLRNNPGGLLGQAIGVVDLFVKSGTIVSQKGRDKESEEKFEATKFGFKSDLPLVILVNEGSASASEIVSGSLQDHKRAVIIGEKTFGKGSVQAVLPINDEQTENIKLTIAKYYLPSGRTIQALGVTPDIIASAGKVTQDEDSAFRIKEADLKRHLEGELDKVDKKSKNDSKSSKNDSNKIVSKEELLNDNQLNTSLAILKSLIIMNKN, from the coding sequence ATGAAAAAACTAATTATAACTTCTATTTTATCACTATTTTTAACAATTTCTTTATTCGCAAAAGAGAAAAATGAGACAGCTACTTCAGACCAAACAAGATTTGAGTCTTTAACAAAATTAACAAAAGTTATTGGAACAGTTGAAAAGTATTATGTTGATGATATAAAACTTCAAGAGATTATTGATAAAGCTTTAAAAGGTTTAATGCAAGAGCTAGATGCTCACTCAAGCTATTTAGACAAAAAAGCTTCAAATGAGATGAGTATTACAACAGCTGGTGAATTTGGTGGATTGGGAATTACTGTTGGAATGAGAGATGGTGCATTAACTGTAATTTCACCAATTGATGACACTCCAGCATATAAAGCTGGTGTTAAAGCATCTGATATAATCTTAAAAATTGACGACAAAGCAACTTTAGGAATGACTTTAGATGAAGCTGTAAGCATTATGAGAGGAAAACCAAAAACTGATATATCTATTACAGTTGTTAGAAAGGGTGAATTAAAACCAATTGAGATAAAGATGCAAAGAGATATTATAAAAGTTCAATCTGTATTTGCAAAAACAGTTGAAGATGAAGATCTTTTATACATTAGAATCTCTAGTTTTGATGCTAAAGTAACTGAAGAGCTACAAAAAGCTATTAAAAATAATCCAAACGCAAAAGGTATTATTTTGGATTTAAGAAACAATCCAGGTGGACTTTTAGGTCAAGCAATTGGGGTTGTTGATCTATTTGTGAAATCAGGAACAATTGTTTCTCAAAAAGGGAGAGACAAAGAGTCTGAAGAGAAGTTTGAAGCAACTAAATTTGGCTTTAAATCAGATTTACCACTTGTAATTTTAGTAAATGAGGGTTCTGCTTCAGCTTCAGAGATTGTTAGTGGTTCACTACAAGATCATAAAAGAGCTGTAATTATTGGTGAAAAAACTTTTGGTAAAGGCTCTGTTCAAGCAGTACTGCCAATAAATGATGAACAAACTGAAAATATTAAATTAACAATTGCAAAGTACTACCTTCCAAGTGGAAGAACTATTCAAGCTCTTGGTGTAACTCCAGATATAATTGCAAGTGCTGGGAAAGTTACACAAGATGAAGATTCTGCTTTTAGAATAAAAGAGGCTGATTTAAAAAGACATCTTGAAGGTGAGCTAGATAAAGTTGATAAAAAATCAAAAAATGATTCAAAATCATCAAAAAATGATTCAAATAAAATAGTTTCAAAAGAGGAGCTGCTAAATGATAACCAGCTAAATACATCATTAGCAATTTTAAAAAGTTTAATAATTATGAATAAAAATTAG
- a CDS encoding response regulator transcription factor — translation MIKVLMIEDDLELAQIITDYLKSFDIDVTNTDSPYIGLSMLDINKDFQLIILDLTLPEIDGLELIPKIREKSQIPIIISSARDDILDKVMGLERGADDYLPKPYNPRELQARIKTILKRVDSQASIKKDKNNSPFELREKDMQILFKGVSLSLTLAEYDILKLLIQRNKGVVSREDFIYTSDNIEDDSSLKNIDVIISRIRTKIAKIDDSQQYIKSVRGIGYQLI, via the coding sequence ATAATAAAAGTACTTATGATAGAGGATGATTTAGAGTTAGCTCAAATCATCACAGATTATTTAAAATCGTTTGATATAGATGTTACAAATACAGATAGTCCATATATTGGACTATCTATGCTTGATATAAATAAAGATTTTCAACTTATAATTTTGGATTTAACACTACCTGAAATTGATGGTTTGGAACTTATTCCAAAAATTAGAGAAAAATCTCAAATTCCAATTATTATAAGTTCAGCTAGAGATGATATTTTGGATAAGGTTATGGGATTAGAAAGAGGTGCTGATGATTATTTGCCAAAACCTTATAATCCAAGAGAGCTTCAAGCAAGAATCAAAACCATTTTAAAAAGAGTTGATTCACAAGCTAGTATAAAAAAAGATAAAAATAATTCACCATTTGAGTTAAGAGAGAAAGATATGCAAATATTATTTAAAGGTGTATCTCTTTCTTTAACATTGGCAGAATATGATATATTAAAACTACTTATTCAAAGAAATAAAGGTGTTGTTTCAAGAGAAGATTTTATATATACAAGTGATAATATAGAAGATGATTCATCTTTAAAAAATATAGATGTGATTATCTCAAGAATTAGAACAAAGATAGCAAAAATTGATGATTCTCAACAATATATTAAATCGGTTAGAGGTATTGGTTATCAACTAATATGA
- a CDS encoding TonB-dependent receptor domain-containing protein, with translation MRIKLALSVATLIFGGVALNANETTKLDSVQVVTSASGYEQKITDAPASISVITQEDLQSKPYANLLDAVKDIEGVDIGETTDKSGQGTVSIRGMGADYTLVLIDGKKQNNNGDIYPNGFGGLQFANIPPLSMIERIEVIRGPMSTLYGADAMGGVINIITKKISNEWTGSISHSRTFQSKSYWGDKDTTDFAIMGPIIKDKLGISLRGSFYDNEKSNPQWAKDSFNNNGAIEDSSKDNSSFGGNGKTMDNQNWTFGTGLTFTPNENHTIKANFDIAKQKYDNSSGSVGTVDSRESLLYFDNKGSLSPRVGYAETQRMQREQYSLDWEADWDLGKSTVGVHHIKSENLGRSLPLDAAERIRMTELYTNEGAIYDPSKNSWTKAGGISYDDLNAADQAFIDSLLPRPTRKLESKNTTFNAKYELPLESHFIVVGAEYLKAELTDGVFGMDKGLSNQSKEYYQLGLFAEDSWNIVDPLTLTLGARYDKHEDFGNHVSPRAYLTYVATPNWTFKGGIATGYKTPKTTDLQEGIVGFGGQGTSPMIGNPNLKPEKSVSYEIAAYYEHENKHNFNITLFQNDFKDKIESSNNLKGSAGSEWASLGYADLTQNQNVGEATIKGVELTGKYFILDNLSLKANWTYMDSEIKSNDPSTNKKPLTSSPEQMYNVTLDWKLNNKFNTYLQYSGEIDRFNTRYKEGNEYKDLYYKDYSIMNLGASYKQSKNMTFNARINNLLDKNFMEYKAVAKGSGRTPYYYSQYSNITPERNFWISMNYTF, from the coding sequence ATGCGAATAAAATTGGCTCTAAGTGTTGCTACTTTAATTTTTGGTGGTGTTGCTTTAAATGCAAATGAGACAACAAAACTTGACTCTGTACAAGTTGTAACTTCTGCTTCAGGATATGAACAAAAAATAACAGATGCACCAGCAAGTATATCTGTAATAACTCAAGAGGATTTACAAAGTAAACCTTATGCAAACTTGCTTGATGCAGTTAAAGATATAGAGGGTGTTGATATTGGTGAAACAACAGATAAATCAGGTCAAGGTACAGTTAGTATTAGAGGTATGGGAGCTGATTATACTCTTGTACTAATCGATGGGAAAAAACAAAATAATAATGGAGATATTTATCCAAATGGTTTTGGTGGATTACAATTTGCAAATATTCCACCACTTTCAATGATTGAAAGAATAGAGGTGATTCGTGGACCTATGAGTACACTTTATGGTGCAGATGCTATGGGTGGAGTTATAAATATAATTACTAAAAAGATTTCAAATGAGTGGACAGGTTCAATATCTCATAGTAGAACATTTCAATCAAAAAGTTATTGGGGGGATAAAGATACAACAGATTTTGCAATTATGGGTCCAATTATAAAGGATAAATTAGGAATTAGTTTAAGGGGAAGTTTTTATGACAATGAAAAATCAAATCCACAATGGGCAAAAGATAGTTTTAATAATAATGGAGCAATAGAAGATTCTAGTAAAGATAATAGTAGTTTTGGTGGAAATGGTAAAACTATGGATAATCAAAATTGGACTTTTGGTACAGGTTTAACATTTACTCCAAATGAAAACCATACTATTAAAGCAAATTTTGATATAGCAAAACAGAAGTATGATAATAGTTCAGGAAGTGTTGGAACGGTTGATAGTAGAGAAAGTTTATTGTATTTTGACAATAAAGGTTCTCTATCTCCAAGAGTAGGATATGCCGAAACACAAAGAATGCAAAGAGAGCAATATTCACTTGATTGGGAAGCAGATTGGGATTTAGGTAAAAGTACAGTTGGAGTTCATCATATAAAAAGTGAGAATTTAGGAAGAAGCTTACCTTTAGATGCTGCTGAAAGAATTAGAATGACAGAATTATATACAAATGAAGGAGCTATATATGATCCTAGTAAAAATAGTTGGACCAAGGCAGGTGGTATTTCTTATGATGATTTAAATGCTGCAGATCAAGCTTTTATTGATAGTTTATTACCAAGACCTACAAGAAAATTAGAGTCAAAAAATACAACATTTAATGCAAAATATGAGTTACCTTTAGAGAGTCATTTTATAGTTGTTGGAGCTGAATACTTAAAAGCTGAACTAACAGATGGAGTATTTGGTATGGATAAAGGATTATCAAATCAATCAAAAGAGTATTATCAGTTAGGACTTTTTGCAGAAGATAGTTGGAATATTGTAGATCCTTTAACACTTACTTTAGGAGCTAGATATGATAAACATGAAGATTTTGGAAATCATGTTAGTCCAAGAGCTTATTTAACTTATGTAGCAACTCCTAATTGGACTTTTAAAGGTGGAATTGCAACTGGATATAAAACTCCTAAAACAACAGATTTACAAGAAGGAATAGTTGGATTTGGGGGTCAAGGTACATCTCCTATGATAGGAAATCCAAATTTAAAACCAGAAAAATCTGTTAGTTATGAAATAGCAGCTTATTATGAACATGAAAACAAACATAATTTTAATATTACACTGTTTCAAAATGATTTCAAAGATAAAATCGAGAGTAGTAATAATTTAAAAGGAAGTGCTGGATCTGAGTGGGCATCATTAGGATATGCAGATTTAACTCAAAATCAAAATGTTGGAGAAGCTACAATAAAAGGAGTTGAATTAACTGGAAAGTATTTTATATTAGATAATTTATCACTAAAAGCTAATTGGACATATATGGATTCAGAAATAAAATCAAATGATCCATCTACAAATAAAAAACCATTAACAAGTAGTCCAGAGCAGATGTATAATGTTACATTAGATTGGAAATTAAATAATAAGTTTAACACTTATTTACAATATTCAGGTGAAATAGATAGATTTAATACAAGATATAAAGAAGGTAATGAGTATAAAGATTTATACTACAAAGATTACTCTATTATGAATTTGGGAGCTAGTTATAAACAAAGCAAAAATATGACTTTTAATGCAAGAATTAATAATTTACTAGATAAAAATTTTATGGAGTATAAAGCAGTTGCAAAAGGCTCAGGAAGAACTCCTTATTACTACAGTCAATATAGTAATATAACTCCAGAGAGAAATTTCTGGATTAGTATGAACTACACATTCTAA
- a CDS encoding Do family serine endopeptidase, with protein MIKKIVVVSLVLSTLLLSKNIEFEEMDKNPNRVAPNSQSEILSFNSSINSSLNSVVNISTKRSVNAASNVPFQMLDDPFFRKFFGDEFSNQFKQNRVQRSLGSGVIVTKDGYIITNNHVIENAEEISVTIANDPMEYSATLIGRDKDSDIAVIKIDTKKSLTPIKLGDSSTLLVGDVTFAIGDPFGVGTTVTMGIISALNKNKVGINKYENYIQTDASINPGNSGGALVDSRGALIGINTAILSKSGGNDGIGFAIPVDMVRDVVTKLVTDGKVVRGYLGVMIADLDKDTQQVYKRKEGAIILDISADTPAAQYGLKRGDLIYLIDDKVIKDRTTLQNAIASFKPNEKVVFGVERDRKDLKIEVVLGDRSTIEGVSSSDRKILDGLKVSTINADMIKKYRLSSDINGMLITEVEPKSKAEKVGFLAGDIIIQIEDIEIKNFENIQTALKKYKNDYKRVYVNRYGQTLMLVTQ; from the coding sequence ATGATTAAGAAGATAGTTGTTGTTTCTTTGGTTTTATCAACTCTGCTATTATCAAAAAATATAGAGTTTGAAGAGATGGATAAAAATCCAAATAGAGTAGCACCAAATTCACAAAGTGAGATTTTATCTTTTAATAGTAGTATAAACTCTTCTTTAAATTCAGTAGTTAATATATCTACAAAAAGAAGTGTAAATGCAGCTTCTAATGTTCCATTTCAGATGCTTGATGACCCATTTTTTAGGAAATTTTTTGGTGATGAGTTCTCTAATCAATTTAAACAAAATAGAGTACAAAGATCTTTAGGTTCGGGTGTAATTGTTACAAAAGATGGTTACATTATTACAAATAATCATGTAATTGAAAATGCAGAAGAGATATCTGTAACTATTGCTAATGATCCAATGGAGTATAGTGCAACTTTAATAGGAAGAGATAAAGATAGTGATATTGCAGTTATTAAAATTGATACAAAAAAGAGCCTAACTCCAATAAAACTTGGTGATTCAAGCACTTTATTGGTTGGTGATGTAACTTTTGCTATAGGTGATCCTTTTGGAGTTGGAACAACTGTTACAATGGGAATAATATCTGCTTTAAATAAAAACAAAGTTGGAATCAATAAATATGAAAACTATATTCAAACAGATGCATCTATAAATCCTGGAAATAGTGGAGGTGCTTTAGTTGATAGTAGAGGTGCTTTAATAGGAATTAATACAGCGATATTATCAAAAAGTGGTGGAAATGATGGAATAGGTTTTGCTATTCCTGTTGATATGGTAAGAGATGTTGTAACAAAACTTGTAACTGATGGTAAAGTAGTAAGAGGATATCTTGGGGTTATGATTGCTGATTTAGATAAGGATACTCAGCAAGTTTATAAAAGAAAAGAGGGGGCTATTATTTTAGATATTTCAGCAGATACACCAGCTGCTCAATATGGTCTAAAAAGAGGAGATTTAATATACTTAATAGATGATAAAGTTATAAAAGATAGAACAACTTTACAAAATGCAATAGCATCTTTTAAACCAAATGAGAAAGTTGTATTTGGAGTAGAAAGAGATAGAAAAGATTTAAAAATAGAGGTTGTATTAGGTGACAGATCAACAATTGAAGGTGTATCTTCAAGTGATAGAAAAATATTAGATGGATTAAAAGTTAGCACAATTAATGCTGATATGATAAAAAAATATAGATTATCTTCAGATATAAATGGAATGCTAATAACAGAAGTTGAACCAAAATCAAAAGCAGAGAAAGTTGGATTTTTAGCTGGGGATATTATAATTCAAATAGAGGATATTGAAATTAAAAATTTCGAAAATATTCAAACAGCTTTAAAAAAGTATAAAAATGATTATAAAAGAGTTTATGTAAATAGATATGGTCAAACTTTAATGCTTGTAACTCAATAA
- the dksA gene encoding RNA polymerase-binding protein DksA has product MANKSQIEELKEILLQRKDTIFTNVKNSRDSIEQLKDQDLNDDLDYADFVSDSFTQGMIANHQLEELKQIETALKKIADGSYGICDMCGVNIPIGRLKAKPFARFCTECRTVFEQEEQKRAKA; this is encoded by the coding sequence ATGGCAAACAAAAGCCAAATTGAAGAGTTAAAAGAGATATTGCTACAAAGAAAAGATACTATTTTTACAAATGTAAAAAATAGTAGAGATAGTATAGAACAACTAAAAGATCAAGACTTAAACGACGATTTAGATTATGCTGATTTTGTTAGTGATTCATTTACACAAGGTATGATTGCCAATCATCAACTAGAAGAGTTAAAACAGATTGAAACTGCTCTAAAAAAAATAGCAGATGGAAGCTACGGAATTTGTGATATGTGTGGAGTTAATATTCCAATTGGAAGATTAAAAGCAAAACCATTTGCTAGATTTTGTACAGAGTGCAGAACAGTTTTTGAGCAAGAAGAGCAAAAAAGAGCAAAAGCTTGA